CGGACTGGGCGAGCGCCGCCTCGATCCGCTCGCGCTCCTCGTCCGACAACTCGCCGAAATGCAGCAAACCGTCGACGAAGAGGCGCAAGCCCCGCTCGGTCGGCAGCCGTCCGGCCGAGATATGCGGCGAGAACAGCAGCCCGGCATCGGTCAGGTCCGCCATGACGTTGCGGATCGTCGCCGGCGACAGGCCCATCGGCAGCAGGCGCGAGAGCGTGCGGCTGCCCACCGGCTCGCCGGTCTCGACATATTGCTCGACGATTTCACGCAGCACCGCGGCGGAGCGTTCATCAAGCCCCGGCGGCAGCCGCACCGGCCCGACCGCCGGCTTTGGCCGACCGGCGCGGGCGGAGGAACGCTTGGATGTCTGGTCCATGGCGCCAGAGTCGGGTATCGCGGGGCGAAAATCAAGCGACACGTTTCAGCCGACAGGAGAGGCTTCATGCCCGAAATCAAGAGACCGAGCGGCCGCATGGCCGATGCGCTGCGCCAGGTGGAGATCGTCACCGGCTTCTCCCGCCATGCCGAGGGCTCGGCGCTGATCCGCATGGGCGGCACCGAGGTGCTGTGCGCGGCGAGCGTGGAGGGCCGGGTGCCGGGCTTCCTGCGCGGCGCCGGCCAGGGCTGGGTGACGGCGGAATACGGCATGCTGCCGCGCGCGACCCACACCCGCGGCGACCGCGAGGCGGCGCGCGGCAAGCAGTCCGGCCGCACACAGGAAATCCAGCGGCTGATCGGCCGCTCGCTGCGCGCGGTGGTGGACCGCACGGCGCTGGGCGAAATGACCATCACCCTCGATTGCGACGTGCTGAACGCCGATGGCGGCACGCGCTGTGCCGCGATCACCGGCGCCTGGGTCGCGCTCGCGCTCGCGATTCGCACGCTGCGCAAGGCGAACGTGATCGCGACCGACCCGCTGATTGGCCAGGTTGCGGCCGTCTCCTGCGGCGTGTTCGGGGGCGTCCCGGTCCTCGACCTCGATTACGCCGAGGATTCCAACGCCGAGGCGGACGCCAATTTCGTCCTCACCGGCACGGGCGGCATCGTCGA
This genomic interval from Acidiphilium multivorum AIU301 contains the following:
- the rph gene encoding ribonuclease PH — translated: MPEIKRPSGRMADALRQVEIVTGFSRHAEGSALIRMGGTEVLCAASVEGRVPGFLRGAGQGWVTAEYGMLPRATHTRGDREAARGKQSGRTQEIQRLIGRSLRAVVDRTALGEMTITLDCDVLNADGGTRCAAITGAWVALALAIRTLRKANVIATDPLIGQVAAVSCGVFGGVPVLDLDYAEDSNAEADANFVLTGTGGIVEIQATAERATFEEATFGTLLGLARKGTAELFTAQRAALDAA